One genomic region from Leptolyngbyaceae cyanobacterium JSC-12 encodes:
- a CDS encoding PEP-CTERM putative exosortase interaction domain-containing protein (IMG reference gene:2510097746~TIGRFAM: PEP-CTERM protein sorting domain; PEP-CTERM protein sorting domain, cyanobacterial subclass) yields the protein MKFDQISAVLGVATAAAVSAVVMPAEQAAAATFQLVSGVTSVSLDLPTLESVGLRLTGATGTVPPVSSDFLVGFTITPATTFTFTTDGGFAPVSGTIEHTGSVTFNNALTVGNFSIGFDPARAVGAASGFFVRDTITTGAALFDVAAPSTLSFNESTLRLDLVSNLLVSRELAGVLGNTGLVGAKVGAASINGTAVPEPATMLGALIAGGFLAARRRLAKKNS from the coding sequence ATGAAGTTCGATCAAATTTCAGCAGTCCTGGGGGTTGCAACGGCTGCTGCTGTGTCTGCAGTGGTCATGCCTGCTGAACAGGCAGCGGCTGCTACTTTTCAGCTTGTATCGGGGGTTACTAGCGTATCTCTGGATCTGCCCACATTAGAAAGTGTTGGGTTACGACTCACAGGTGCAACTGGTACTGTACCTCCTGTTTCCAGCGATTTCCTGGTTGGATTCACGATTACCCCTGCAACCACCTTCACCTTCACTACTGATGGCGGATTTGCACCAGTCAGCGGCACTATCGAACATACAGGTTCTGTAACGTTCAATAATGCCTTGACTGTAGGCAATTTCTCGATTGGGTTTGACCCTGCCCGGGCTGTTGGGGCTGCTAGTGGCTTCTTCGTGCGAGACACGATTACCACTGGTGCAGCATTGTTTGATGTTGCGGCTCCCAGCACGTTGTCGTTTAATGAATCAACCCTCAGACTAGATCTTGTCTCTAATTTATTAGTTTCTCGTGAGTTGGCAGGGGTGTTGGGCAACACTGGGTTGGTAGGTGCTAAAGTGGGTGCGGCCAGTATCAATGGGACAGCCGTTCCTGAACCTGCTACGATGCTGGGTGCATTGATAGCGGGCGGTTTCCTGGCAGCACGTCGTCGCTTAGCAAAGAAAAATTCATAG
- a CDS encoding hypothetical protein (IMG reference gene:2510097747), with protein MICYLICLQIFIIHLRMSQKAITPQQRLLFPLYRNTSLLSVYTFYIEFRFSAIAARCRNPSHQENLE; from the coding sequence ATGATTTGCTATCTAATCTGTCTACAGATTTTTATTATCCATTTGCGGATGAGCCAAAAAGCGATCACACCTCAACAGCGATTGCTTTTTCCCCTTTACAGAAATACATCGTTGCTATCTGTTTATACGTTTTATATTGAATTCAGATTTTCTGCGATCGCTGCACGTTGCCGAAATCCATCCCATCAGGAGAACCTGGAATGA
- a CDS encoding hypothetical protein (IMG reference gene:2510097748) — protein MNPEFDDQLPSQSSKTLLVGSAVPTTTLPGVNHTLLKNDALSSDHPPASQTLLIGSAVPTDPPPVNVYSVLNQAVPVENPPVSQTLLILDAIPTDPPCAYTTLLKDD, from the coding sequence ATGAACCCCGAATTTGACGATCAACTTCCGTCCCAGTCTTCTAAAACATTGTTAGTCGGTTCAGCCGTACCAACAACGACTCTCCCCGGTGTGAATCACACATTGCTGAAAAACGATGCCCTATCGTCTGATCACCCCCCTGCCAGTCAGACATTGTTAATTGGCTCAGCCGTGCCCACCGATCCACCTCCGGTCAATGTGTATTCGGTATTAAATCAAGCTGTTCCTGTAGAAAATCCACCTGTGAGCCAGACGCTACTGATTCTGGATGCGATTCCCACTGATCCACCTTGCGCTTACACAACGCTTCTCAAGGATGACTAA
- a CDS encoding hemolysin activation/secretion protein (IMG reference gene:2510097749~PFAM: Surface antigen; POTRA domain, ShlB-type), whose translation MHFRFRCEVYSLNRVTLKVLIWVVPMLAVASPKIWGSPVAASESALTAQVPDPSRIRTPDPNRDRLIQPSPPPQPLPPPQPVLPVPPSVSPTPNPEAPPGDAIKILVNKIEVTGSTIFSPSDFAPITQPLEGRDNTLEELRQATDAITQLYLDRGYITSRAVLVEQTIQNGVVQIQVIEGSIEDIVVEGTRNVRESYVRSRVGLGAQSPLNRDDLEDSLRLLKTDPLFTNVEASLRPGTQLGKSLLVVRVTEAKNLSGVVTVDNYSPPSVGSVRLGGGLSYRNLTEFGDELGFSFFHTTVSGADNLDLVYRVPVNPLNGTVQFRFVPNWNRVVDPAFDELDIRGRSQLYDFSFRQPLFRNPRREFALSAGFSVQNGQTFLFENLPFPFGIGPDEDGNSRTRVFKFGQDYIKRDPKGAWAVRSQFNFGVDIFDATVNEAPIPDGRFFSWLGQVQRVQRLDNNHLLILQGDLQLTPDTLLPSQQFVIGGGLSVRGFRQNARSGDNGFRISAEDRIALVRDEAGLPILQIAPFIDFGKVWNTSGNPNLQPSQRFLAGGGLGILWQPYTGLNIRLDYGAPFLRLRDRGDDFQDYGFYFSVGYQF comes from the coding sequence ATGCATTTTAGATTTCGATGTGAGGTCTATTCTCTAAACAGAGTTACCTTAAAGGTGCTGATTTGGGTAGTGCCGATGTTGGCAGTGGCATCTCCCAAAATTTGGGGAAGTCCAGTTGCTGCTTCTGAATCAGCCCTGACGGCTCAAGTTCCTGATCCCAGCCGTATCAGAACGCCAGATCCCAACCGCGATCGCCTGATTCAACCCAGCCCGCCGCCCCAACCATTGCCGCCGCCTCAGCCAGTTTTGCCAGTCCCCCCCTCTGTTTCTCCAACCCCTAATCCAGAAGCACCGCCTGGTGATGCCATCAAAATCCTAGTTAATAAAATTGAGGTTACAGGGAGTACCATCTTCAGTCCTAGCGATTTTGCACCCATCACCCAGCCACTGGAAGGGCGGGACAACACGTTAGAAGAATTGCGGCAAGCCACCGACGCCATTACCCAACTCTACCTGGATCGTGGCTACATCACCTCTAGGGCCGTTTTGGTGGAGCAAACGATTCAAAATGGTGTGGTGCAAATCCAGGTAATTGAAGGATCGATTGAAGACATTGTGGTAGAAGGAACTCGGAATGTGCGGGAATCCTATGTTCGCAGCCGAGTGGGATTGGGAGCACAGTCGCCCCTCAACCGGGATGATTTGGAAGATAGCCTGAGATTGTTGAAGACCGACCCCTTATTTACCAATGTGGAAGCCAGCTTGCGCCCTGGAACTCAGTTGGGTAAGAGTCTGTTAGTAGTGCGCGTTACCGAAGCCAAAAACCTGAGCGGTGTGGTAACGGTGGATAATTACTCGCCGCCATCCGTGGGTTCAGTGCGGTTGGGAGGCGGATTGTCATACCGCAATTTAACTGAATTTGGCGACGAACTGGGATTTTCTTTTTTCCACACTACTGTCTCAGGGGCAGATAACCTGGATTTGGTTTATCGAGTTCCGGTGAATCCGCTGAATGGTACAGTACAGTTTCGGTTTGTGCCTAACTGGAACCGGGTGGTTGATCCAGCGTTTGATGAACTGGATATCCGGGGGCGATCGCAGCTTTACGACTTCAGTTTTCGGCAACCGTTGTTTCGCAATCCCCGTCGCGAGTTTGCCTTGAGTGCTGGCTTCTCTGTCCAAAATGGGCAAACCTTTTTGTTTGAAAATCTACCCTTCCCATTCGGGATTGGCCCCGATGAGGATGGCAATAGCCGCACCCGCGTGTTTAAGTTTGGGCAAGACTATATCAAACGCGATCCAAAGGGAGCCTGGGCTGTGCGATCGCAGTTTAACTTTGGCGTTGATATTTTTGATGCCACTGTCAACGAAGCTCCTATTCCCGATGGGCGCTTTTTTAGCTGGTTAGGGCAGGTGCAACGAGTCCAGCGATTGGATAACAATCATCTGCTAATCCTGCAAGGGGATTTGCAACTCACCCCGGATACGTTGCTGCCGTCGCAGCAGTTTGTCATCGGGGGTGGGCTTTCAGTCCGGGGATTTCGCCAAAATGCTCGCTCTGGCGACAACGGCTTCCGCATTTCTGCAGAAGATCGCATCGCTCTGGTTCGAGATGAAGCAGGGTTGCCAATTTTACAAATCGCTCCATTTATTGACTTTGGCAAGGTGTGGAACACTAGCGGCAATCCTAACTTGCAGCCATCGCAACGGTTTTTAGCTGGAGGAGGATTGGGCATTCTTTGGCAGCCTTACACCGGGTTGAATATTCGCCTGGATTATGGTGCGCCTTTTCTGCGCCTACGCGATCGCGGTGATGACTTCCAGGACTATGGTTTCTATTTCAGCGTTGGCTATCAGTTTTAG
- a CDS encoding protein of unknown function DUF928 (IMG reference gene:2510097750~PFAM: Domain of Unknown Function (DUF928)), which translates to MRLASRILSLNSWLGVCLGIGLCALPLLAIAVEFKPPKRGIPGRREGAGTRGPACVQSSPNLTALLPQTNLGLTTADYPQFFWYIPQTRAKTVRFELFKGNEQEPERELVYQKTLNISGKPGIMSFALPSDTQVPPLSVGQDYYWTVTLLCNPADPINNIYVGGWVQRVEVEPPLAKQLTAAKSGDRVKLLAENGIWFDTVAALAEMRCINPKDTTLSSSWSELLKSVKLNKVAEQPFSCRLNL; encoded by the coding sequence ATGCGTTTGGCATCTCGTATTCTGTCTTTGAATAGCTGGTTAGGTGTTTGTTTAGGTATTGGTCTTTGTGCTCTGCCGCTACTGGCGATCGCAGTTGAATTTAAACCCCCCAAGCGGGGCATTCCAGGTCGGCGAGAAGGGGCAGGCACTCGAGGACCTGCCTGCGTACAAAGTTCTCCAAATCTGACGGCGCTCCTGCCTCAAACCAATCTAGGTTTAACAACCGCAGACTATCCTCAGTTTTTCTGGTACATTCCTCAAACTCGTGCCAAGACTGTGCGATTTGAGTTGTTTAAGGGGAATGAGCAAGAGCCAGAACGGGAGCTTGTCTATCAAAAAACGTTGAACATTTCAGGCAAACCAGGAATCATGAGTTTTGCATTACCCAGTGATACTCAAGTACCGCCGCTATCAGTTGGGCAGGATTATTACTGGACTGTGACTTTACTGTGTAACCCAGCCGATCCAATCAACAATATTTATGTTGGTGGTTGGGTTCAGCGGGTTGAGGTAGAACCACCGCTTGCTAAACAATTGACTGCTGCAAAATCGGGCGATCGCGTTAAACTGCTTGCCGAAAATGGCATCTGGTTCGATACCGTGGCGGCGTTGGCAGAGATGCGCTGCATCAACCCCAAAGACACTACTTTAAGCAGCAGTTGGTCAGAGTTATTGAAATCAGTCAAACTCAACAAAGTTGCGGAACAACCATTTTCCTGTAGGCTGAACTTGTAG